One genomic segment of Oncorhynchus mykiss isolate Arlee chromosome 10, USDA_OmykA_1.1, whole genome shotgun sequence includes these proteins:
- the LOC110534336 gene encoding early growth response protein 4: MLNNMDLNSKDSFYPQFENCNGSSLGMENSARKDTQEMFSDAERGTPTQFTHEGAPVTLKTEASNSDFAFNPCEGPKGSYSSSLAYSGSFYVEATQGGPCSTETLLNMITEIVGISTLPISEVQLSTMDSSSFDDAGVQRQSTCSATPPLYSPGQTCPSYPDGQSGGQAQDSASPQVSFGSPAQVRNQNSTTEPQPEAASFPVVVKNEFESSCYEWGTFNKSDSYLETGFQSSETFPMSTDFPSDQQVDVKDLLDSFSPMCPNSAMEFKVEGGIKQEQCYSDTCSQSFCSSLYSNYPVPVMDLSTNNLLKPAMFPNIELPPLSNQCDSSCQLTSPALPSTIDSILYSSLLPDSFAQSYTPRAQKAPRVRKSPAASTGPAKEKPFTCPMENCDRRFSRSDELNRHIRIHTGHKPFQCRICLRSFSRSDHLTTHTRTHTGEKPFSCDVCGKRFARSDERKRHGRVHLKQKEKMELKPQVISAWPFTLPDGI; this comes from the exons ATgctgaataacatggatttgaACTCTAAAGATTCCTTCTACCCTCAGTTTGAGAATTGTAACGGTTCTTCCCTGGGGATGGAAAATAGCGCTCGGAAAGATACCCAGGAGATGTTTTCGGACGCAGAGAGAGGAACACCTACCCAGTTTACCCATG AGGGAGCACCTGTAACCCTGAAAACCGAGGCCTCCAACTCAGATTTCGCCTTTAATCCCTGCGAGGGGCCCAAAGGCAGCTACTCCTCCTCCCTCGCCTACTCAGGCAGCTTCTATGTCGAGGCGACCCAGGGGGGGCCGTGCAGCACAGAGACATTGCTCAACATGATCACAGAAATTGTCGGTATTTCTACGTTACCAATCTCCGAAGTTCAACtgagcaccatggacagcagcagCTTCGACGACGCCGGCGTCCAGAGGCAATCCACTTGCAGCGCCACCCCGCCCCTGTACTCACCGGGGCAGACATGTCCCAGCTACCCCGACGGTCAATCCGGCGGCCAAGCTCAAGATTCAGCCTCTCCCCAGGTGAGCTTCGGCTCCCCAGCTCAAGTCCGAAACCAGAACAGCACCACCGAGCCACAGCCAGAAGCTGCGTCTTTTCCAGTAGTGGTCAAGAATGAGTTCGAGAGCAGCTGTTACGAATGGGGCACGTTCAATAAATCGGACTCCTATTTGGAAACGGGCTTCCAATCATCAGAAACGTTCCCGATGTCCACTGACTTCCCGTCTGACCAACAAGTGGATGTAAAGGACCTTTTGGACTCATTTTCCCCAATGTGTCCTAACTCAGCGATGGAGTTCAAAGTTGAAGGCGGAATCAAGCAGGAGCAGTGCTATTCTGACACCTGCTCTCAGAGTTTCTGCAGTTCTCTATACTCCAACTACCCAGTGCCAGTCATGGACCTCTCAACCAACAACCTCCTCAAGCCAGCTATGTTTCCCAACATTGAACTTCCGCCATTATCTAATCAGTGCGATTCGTCTTGCCAGCTTACCTCACCAGCTTTACCCAGTACTATAGACTCAATTCTTTACTCCTCCTTATTGCCAGACTCCTTTGCCCAAAGTTACACGCCGCGCGCGCAAAAGGCACCGCGTGTCAGAAAAAGCCCCGCGGCCTCCACCGGGCCTGCCAAAGAGAAACCCTTCACCTGCCCCATGGAGAACTGCGACCGGCGCTTCTCCCGCTCGGATGAACTCAACAGGCACATCCGCATCCACACCGGACACAAACCCTTTCAGTGCCGCATCTGTCTGCGCAGTTTCAGCCGTAGCGATCACCTCACCACCCACACCCGGActcacacgggagagaagccgtTCTCCTGCGACGTATGCGGCAAAAGGTTCGCCCGGAGCGACGAGAGGAAAAGGCACGGTCGCGTGCAcctgaaacagaaagagaagatGGAGCTGAAGCCACAAGTGATCAGCGCGTGGCCATTTACTCTTCCCGATGGAATTTGA